The DNA window AGGGCATTGGTATAGGAACATTTTATATTTCCACAGCTCTAAAGAGCCGCCAAAACTTGAAATCTTTAGAATACATCTGACGTAGTGTGTAAttgataagaaataaaatctgCCTCACATGAGTcccgttttattttattaagaGTACAAATGTTAGATTCGTATGGATTGTTGGATTCATTGTAAAAAGCATAATACGATGGAAGTTTTAGTGGTTTTTACCCACATTGCAGCCACACAGATTTAGCCCTTGTTACGGAgctgaacatttttttgtacatgTTATATCTCGTACCAAATGTTTTCGGAACGTCGATCTCACAACACGTCAGGAGTTTCAGATCGACTTTAAGATTTCCAAGTACTTTTTTAATGGATTCGGTATTCAAATTTAGCATTGTCGTACCATTGGTGAATAAACAGTTAATTACACCAGCGGGAAAGCCGCAAGTTGCTAGCATATCGCAATACGGTGCGAATGAAACACTGCTCTTACTATTTAACAGAACTATAACAGCATTGCCTGTCACAGATGCTActaccaatttttcaaacagctCATTCTGATCGTTTGAGCCAACAAGAACAACTCCAATTGGTTCTCGTGTGTTTGATATTTCGGCCTCACCGTCTTTTACTACCGAAAATGAAGTTCCATGTACCATGGGTAGATCAACCAATTTTATAATCAGATCAGCACATTTCGATTccctggaaaaaaatttatactgtTAATTAGCGCTCGATATAATTACCTATTTTCAGAGTTGGTAAACATCAGGAACTCACCCATTTGCTTCAAGTCTCTTTGCAAAACATTTGAGAGTTTGTGCTCTCTTGCTTATTTTGGTTGAACGCCAGATTTTAAATGCTTGATATGCAACGTTTACACATTTCTGAAGATCttttctgaaaatataaattttcggACGATAAAACATATAAATTTCCTAATAAAATGCAATTCTGTTACCTTGTAGCTTCAGCATAAGAGATTTTGTCATGGTTGGTCCAATATTTCCCTTCAGTAGGAGTTTGCCATTTACCGCCATAAAAGAGGTCGAAAGTCTTTGCAGGTTTAGTATCATCAACAGGcgattcattttcaattttgaagtTATAATGTCCAAAACAATCGACGAAGGGTCTTACGTAATATGTAAGGGATTCAATACCGGGATGAAGGTCTCCATGTGCGTTTAACCAAATTGTGCAAATCTGGAACATATGTGATCGCATGATGTAAAGCGTGCAAAGATAAAATCATTGACTGAAGTGTCATTGTAAATTCTAATTGTACCCCTGAATCTGCAGCAAATTTTTTAGCCGCGATGATATTCTCAGACCATATAGAAATTACTTCATATTGTTTTGTGCCGTGCAAATTTTCCAAAGCTTCTGCAGCATTGCGAAATACGAATGAATCGGACAGCACTTCAATTTTACACCTATAGTTCTGAGCTGTGTTCAATAATTCTTCTGCAATTGGTTCTTGAACAAGAACTCTGGATATTTCAAAGGCAGAATTACGTGATCTGATGTAGGCAAGAATTGCGGCACTCAAATCGGCATCTGCCATAACAACCATAGCTGCACCTGAAATTGACACATTGCATTACATGAGATTTTACAAATCAACTATTACTTACAACACTTTGACGGAAAATCATTGAGTATCAATAATTACATTAGaaatacaagaaaaagaaatatcgaaaacaGCTGATGCTCACCATTTGGAGGGAAAGAATTGTATTGTCTATGAAACTCAACAGTGGAACACCTAGAAGAGATAGTAAATTACAGATTAGAAaactttacaaaaaaaaaatatatgacaTGCTtattgaaaaagtgaaatagcTTGAAAAGTGATACCTGATATCGACGCAGTGTATGGCCCAAACATAGTTAACCATTTTTGCAGTCGCATCGTCATTTTTACACAACAATCTGAATGCCAAACCAAGTATAAATGGTACGTTGAATTTTGTCTCTGTtagagattaaaaaattattaataccTTCAATCGTTGATAAAAGTCGatcggataaattttttttaaatggatTCTGCGCTCTTACTAGAGAGGGAATCATCCTCAGCTTGATTTTTATAGTAATCGCAATATTCAATGAGCGTGTCTACGCCATTTGGATTATTTCCCATCGCAAACATCTTGGTCAAAACCCGTC is part of the Neodiprion virginianus isolate iyNeoVirg1 chromosome 5, iyNeoVirg1.1, whole genome shotgun sequence genome and encodes:
- the LOC124305786 gene encoding aldehyde dehydrogenase family 16 member A1-like isoform X2, whose product is MFAMGNNPNGVDTLIEYCDYYKNQAEDDSLSKTKFNVPFILGLAFRLLCKNDDATAKMVNYVWAIHCVDIRCSTVEFHRQYNSFPPNGAAMVVMADADLSAAILAYIRSRNSAFEISRVLVQEPIAEELLNTAQNYRCKIEVLSDSFVFRNAAEALENLHGTKQYEVISIWSENIIAAKKFAADSGICTIWLNAHGDLHPGIESLTYYVRPFVDCFGHYNFKIENESPVDDTKPAKTFDLFYGGKWQTPTEGKYWTNHDKISYAEATRKDLQKCVNVAYQAFKIWRSTKISKRAQTLKCFAKRLEANGESKCADLIIKLVDLPMVHGTSFSVVKDGEAEISNTREPIGVVLVGSNDQNELFEKLVVASVTGNAVIVLLNSKSSVSFAPYCDMLATCGFPAGVINCLFTNGTTMLNLNTESIKKVLGNLKVDLKLLTCCEIDVPKTFGTRYNMYKKMFSSVTRAKSVWLQCG
- the LOC124305786 gene encoding uncharacterized protein LOC124305786 isoform X1 encodes the protein MSFDWTSIGDQVSLLHLEMNYPLYEEYTIEQLKIDLEISPGRNLVYDVECDYNSYEWVTRFKYLLEKRRRVLTKMFAMGNNPNGVDTLIEYCDYYKNQAEDDSLSKTKFNVPFILGLAFRLLCKNDDATAKMVNYVWAIHCVDIRCSTVEFHRQYNSFPPNGAAMVVMADADLSAAILAYIRSRNSAFEISRVLVQEPIAEELLNTAQNYRCKIEVLSDSFVFRNAAEALENLHGTKQYEVISIWSENIIAAKKFAADSGICTIWLNAHGDLHPGIESLTYYVRPFVDCFGHYNFKIENESPVDDTKPAKTFDLFYGGKWQTPTEGKYWTNHDKISYAEATRKDLQKCVNVAYQAFKIWRSTKISKRAQTLKCFAKRLEANGESKCADLIIKLVDLPMVHGTSFSVVKDGEAEISNTREPIGVVLVGSNDQNELFEKLVVASVTGNAVIVLLNSKSSVSFAPYCDMLATCGFPAGVINCLFTNGTTMLNLNTESIKKVLGNLKVDLKLLTCCEIDVPKTFGTRYNMYKKMFSSVTRAKSVWLQCG